Part of the Streptococcus ilei genome is shown below.
GGATCCGTCCCATTTATGGCAGAATTGATTAAGCATATTGATACGCATATTGAGTTGGATTTTATGCTAGTGTCTAGCTATCATGGTGGAACATCAAGCTCAGGCGTGATCAATATTATCAAAGATATGGACCAAGACATTAAGGGAAGAGATATTCTCTTTGTTGAAGATATCATTGATACAGGTAAAACTCTCAAGAGTTTGAAAGAATTGTTTGAAGGCCGTCAACCGGCATCTGTTAAAATTGCCACCTTATTGGATAAACCTGAAGGTCGCTTGGTTGAAATTGAAGCAGATTACACTTGTTTCACTATTCCAAATGAATTTGTCGTGGGTTATGGTTTAGACTACGATGAGAACTATCGAAACCTTCCTTATATTGGAGTTTTGAAAGAAGAAGTATATTCAAAATAGAGGAAATTAGATGAAAAATAACAAAAACAATGGTTTTGTTCGAAATCCTTTTCTATACTTATTGATTATAGTGGCTGCTGTTACAGGTTTTCAGTATTTCTTTGCTGGAAACAGTATTGGACAAAGTCAGCAAATCAATTATACAGAATTGGTAAAAGAGATCAAATCAGACAATGTCAAGGAAATTAGTTACCAGCCAAACGGTAGTGTCATTGAAATTTCCGGTACCTATAACAAAGCAAAAACCAGTAAGGATGATACAGGGGTTCAGTTTTTCACTCCAAGCCCAAGCAAGGTCACTCGCTTCACTAGTGTGATCTTACCGTCCGATTTGACGGTTCAAGAATTACAAAACTTAGCATCCGAACATAAGGCTGACATCACTATTAAACGGGAAAGCTCAAGTGGAATGTGGATTACCATTCTGACTTCAATCGTTCCCTTTGTGATTGTCATGTTCTTCTTCTTCTCCATGATGAACCAAGGTGGTGGCGGTGGTGCCCGTGGTGCCATGAACTTTGGTCGTAACAAAGCGCGTGCTACCAATAAGGAAGATATCAAGGTTCGTTTTTCAGATGTTGCCGGGGCTGAAGAAGAAAAACAAGAACTCGTTGAAGTGGTTGAATTCTTAAAAGATCCAAAACGCTTTACAAAATTGGGTGCCCGTATTCCAGCAGGAGTCCTTCTTGAAGGCCCTCCAGGGACTGGTAAGACCCTTCTAGCAAAAGCAGTAGCAGGTGAAGCTGGAGTACCTTTCTTTAGTATTTCAGGTTCTGACTTTGTTGAAATGTTTGTCGGTGTCGGTGCAAGCCGGGTTCGTTCTCTATTTGAAGATGCTAAAAAAGCAGCACCAGCCATTATCTTTATCGATGAGATTGATGCTGTGGGACGTCAACGGGGCGTTGGCCTTGGCGGAGGAAATGATGAACGTGAACAAACCCTCAACCAGCTCTTGATTGAGATGGATGGTTTTGAAGGAAACGAAGGCATCATCGTGATTGCAGCCACTAACCGTTCCGATGTTCTAGATCCAGCCCTTCTTCGTCCAGGTCGTTTCGACCGGAAGGTTTTAGTCGGTCGTCCGGATGTAAAAGGACGAGAGGCTATCTTGCGTGTCCATGCTAAAAATAAACCATTGGCCAAAGATGTTGACTTGAAACTGGTTGCCCAACAAACACCAGGATTTGTTGGAGCAGATCTTGAAAACGTCTTAAACGAAGCAGCTCTAGTAGCGGCTCGTCGCAATAAGAAGGTCATTGATGCATCTGATATTGATGAAGCAGAAGATCGTGTGATTGCTGGTCCTTCTAAGAAAGACCGAACAGTTTCTCAAAAGGAACGCGAATTGGTTGCTTACCACGAGGCAGGGCATACCATTGTCGGATTAGTCCTATCTAATGCTCGTGTTGTTCACAAGGTGACCATCGTTCCACGTGGACGTGCTGGTGGTTATATGATTGCTCTTCCAAAAGAAGACCAAATGCTTCTTTCTAAAGAAGATATGAAAGAACAATTGGCTGGATTGATGGGGGGACGTGTTGCAGAAGAAATTATCTTCAACGTTCAAACCACAGGGGCTTCCAATGACTTTGAGCAAGCGACCCAAATGGCGCGTGCTATGGTAACGGAATATGGAATGAGTGAAAAGCTTGGTCCAGTTCAATACGAAGGCAACCATGCTATGTTTGGAGCTCAAACGACTCAAAAATTCATTTCAGAGCAAACTGCATATGAAATTGATGAAGAAGTAAGAAGTCTCTTGAATGAAGCTCGCAATAAAGCAGCTGAAATCATCCAGAACAATCGTGAAACCCACAAGTTGATTGCAGAAGCCTTGTTGAAATACGAAACCTTGGATAGTGTTCAAATTAAGTCATTGTATGAAACAGGTAAAATGCCAGAAGATACTGATTTAGAATTAGAAAAAGAATCTAAACCATTATCTTATGAAGAAATTAAATCTAAAATGGAAGAAAATAAGTAATAAACTTTATAGTCTTCTAAAGTATTTAGAAGGAACCGAAAATTTCGGCTCCCCAGATTGAAGATAAAGTCTTCTAAAAACTTTCCTTAGGTGAGATCGGACGTCAGCGAACTTCTAAGAAGTTCCATGACTAATTATTGAGCCTAAGGTCTCAATAATTCCGAGTGCCTGAAACTATTACGTTTCAGGCACTTTTCTCACGGCGGAAAAGTTTCTAATCTTCCTAAATGACTAAAAATAAAAGTAATTTTTTGAAAAGCATCTTGCTTTTTTATGTAAAACAATAGTTTGTCTACATTCAAGGGAGCCGAAATTTCGGCTCTTTTTTTCAAAAAAGTGTTGACAGATGA
Proteins encoded:
- the ftsH gene encoding ATP-dependent zinc metalloprotease FtsH, whose product is MKNNKNNGFVRNPFLYLLIIVAAVTGFQYFFAGNSIGQSQQINYTELVKEIKSDNVKEISYQPNGSVIEISGTYNKAKTSKDDTGVQFFTPSPSKVTRFTSVILPSDLTVQELQNLASEHKADITIKRESSSGMWITILTSIVPFVIVMFFFFSMMNQGGGGGARGAMNFGRNKARATNKEDIKVRFSDVAGAEEEKQELVEVVEFLKDPKRFTKLGARIPAGVLLEGPPGTGKTLLAKAVAGEAGVPFFSISGSDFVEMFVGVGASRVRSLFEDAKKAAPAIIFIDEIDAVGRQRGVGLGGGNDEREQTLNQLLIEMDGFEGNEGIIVIAATNRSDVLDPALLRPGRFDRKVLVGRPDVKGREAILRVHAKNKPLAKDVDLKLVAQQTPGFVGADLENVLNEAALVAARRNKKVIDASDIDEAEDRVIAGPSKKDRTVSQKERELVAYHEAGHTIVGLVLSNARVVHKVTIVPRGRAGGYMIALPKEDQMLLSKEDMKEQLAGLMGGRVAEEIIFNVQTTGASNDFEQATQMARAMVTEYGMSEKLGPVQYEGNHAMFGAQTTQKFISEQTAYEIDEEVRSLLNEARNKAAEIIQNNRETHKLIAEALLKYETLDSVQIKSLYETGKMPEDTDLELEKESKPLSYEEIKSKMEENK
- the hpt gene encoding hypoxanthine phosphoribosyltransferase, which encodes MLENDIKKILISHDEIVTATRELGQKLTKDYQGKNPILVGILKGSVPFMAELIKHIDTHIELDFMLVSSYHGGTSSSGVINIIKDMDQDIKGRDILFVEDIIDTGKTLKSLKELFEGRQPASVKIATLLDKPEGRLVEIEADYTCFTIPNEFVVGYGLDYDENYRNLPYIGVLKEEVYSK